The Mycobacterium seoulense genome has a window encoding:
- a CDS encoding serine hydrolase gives MTKRAAAAAVTVLLGMTGCGPAQPVSSPPALSDAPPNEVSGVAIPAGRIDEAVAKVDGLVGDLMKSTGVPGMAVAIVHGGKVLYAKGFGVKDATKGQGQDNRVDADTVFQLASVSKSVGSTVVAHEVSDNVVAWDTPVASKLPWFILGDPYVTSHVTVGDLYSHRSGLPDHAGDKLEDLGYDRRQTLERLKYLPLGPFRISYAYTNYGVTAAAEAVAAAAGKSWEDLSDEVLYRPLGMTSTSSRFADFVARPNRAVNHVKTAGKWEARFQRDPDPQSPAGGVSSSVNDMARWLMMLLGNGTYDGRRIASPESLLAATSPQMVSAPATTPKARTGFYGYGFNASVDSSGRTEYSHSGAFDLGAATNFVVMPSEDLGIVALTNGAPYGIPETLTAEFMDLVEYGQIREDWGALYQKAIGWLNNPEGSLVGKQPPANPAPARPLGDYAGVYASDYWGPAVVTEHDGALHIAMGPKNRMVTLTHWDGDTFTFGLTDENAPPGTISKATFSGSPATTLNLEYYDSDKLGTFTR, from the coding sequence ATGACGAAACGCGCGGCCGCGGCCGCTGTCACCGTGCTGCTGGGCATGACCGGATGTGGGCCCGCGCAACCGGTGTCCAGCCCGCCCGCGCTCTCCGACGCACCGCCCAACGAGGTGTCCGGTGTGGCGATTCCCGCCGGGCGCATCGACGAGGCGGTCGCAAAGGTCGATGGCCTGGTCGGCGACCTGATGAAGAGCACCGGCGTCCCGGGAATGGCCGTCGCCATCGTGCACGGGGGAAAGGTGCTGTACGCCAAGGGATTCGGCGTCAAGGACGCGACCAAGGGGCAGGGGCAGGACAACCGGGTGGACGCCGACACCGTCTTCCAGCTGGCCTCGGTGTCCAAATCGGTCGGTTCGACGGTGGTCGCGCACGAGGTCAGCGACAACGTCGTCGCATGGGACACCCCGGTGGCGTCCAAGCTGCCGTGGTTCATCCTCGGCGATCCCTACGTCACCAGCCATGTCACCGTCGGCGACCTGTACTCGCATCGCTCCGGGCTGCCCGACCACGCCGGTGACAAACTGGAAGACCTGGGCTACGACCGTCGTCAGACCCTCGAACGGCTGAAGTACCTGCCGCTGGGGCCCTTTCGGATCAGCTATGCCTACACCAACTACGGCGTGACCGCCGCCGCCGAGGCGGTGGCCGCCGCCGCGGGCAAGTCGTGGGAGGACCTGTCCGACGAGGTGCTCTACCGCCCCCTGGGAATGACGTCGACCAGCTCGCGCTTCGCCGACTTCGTCGCAAGGCCCAACCGCGCGGTCAATCACGTCAAGACGGCCGGCAAGTGGGAGGCTCGATTCCAGCGGGACCCGGATCCCCAGTCGCCCGCGGGCGGCGTGAGCTCGTCGGTCAACGACATGGCCCGCTGGTTGATGATGTTGCTGGGCAACGGAACTTACGACGGCCGGCGGATCGCCTCACCGGAATCCCTGCTGGCCGCCACCAGCCCGCAGATGGTCTCGGCGCCCGCGACCACACCCAAGGCGCGCACCGGGTTCTACGGATACGGGTTCAACGCCTCGGTGGATTCCTCGGGGCGCACCGAATACAGCCATTCCGGCGCCTTCGATCTGGGGGCCGCGACGAACTTCGTGGTCATGCCCTCGGAGGACCTGGGCATCGTCGCGCTGACGAATGGCGCGCCCTACGGCATCCCCGAAACGCTGACCGCCGAATTCATGGATCTCGTCGAGTACGGCCAAATCCGCGAGGACTGGGGAGCCCTGTACCAGAAGGCGATCGGCTGGCTGAACAATCCGGAGGGCTCGCTGGTCGGCAAGCAGCCACCGGCCAACCCGGCCCCGGCCAGGCCGCTCGGCGATTACGCCGGCGTCTACGCCAGCGACTACTGGGGCCCGGCCGTCGTCACCGAGCATGACGGCGCGCTGCACATTGCGATGGGCCCGAAGAACCGGATGGTCACCCTGACGCATTGGGACGGCGACACCTTCACCTTCGGATTGACCGACGAAAACGCCCCACCCGGAACGATTTCCAAGGCCACGTTTTCCGGTTCGCCGGCCACTACCTTGAACCTGGAGTACTACGACTCGGACAAGCTGGGAACGTTCACCCGATGA
- a CDS encoding MBL fold metallo-hydrolase: MLRGALRLAAGTASLAAGSWLVRALHGAPAALGAHPAAIRAVTQGSPNCRDGVFVNLDPGSDIAMNREEMRLVAWDLIGNRGVSRPAAPIPLAAPALFDGDPRRLAVSWFGHSTALLEIDGYRVLTDPVWSNRCSPSDIVGPQRLHPPPVQLEGLPAVDAVVISHDHYDHLDIDTVLALARTQRAPFFVPLGVGAHLRAWGIPEHRIIELDWHESGRVDELIVTCLPARHFSGRFLDRNTTLWASWAFIGPNHRAYFGGDTGYTKSFAQSGADHGPFDLTLLPIGAYNTAWPDVHMNPEEAVRAHLDLTDAGLLVPIHWGTFRLAPHPWAEPVERLLAAAAPARVEVAVPAPGQRIDPSAAVKSNPWWRL; encoded by the coding sequence ATGCTGCGGGGGGCGCTGCGGCTGGCCGCCGGCACGGCGTCGCTGGCGGCCGGCAGCTGGCTGGTGAGGGCGCTGCACGGCGCACCGGCGGCGCTCGGCGCCCACCCCGCCGCGATCAGGGCGGTGACGCAGGGATCACCGAACTGCCGCGACGGCGTCTTCGTCAACCTCGACCCCGGCTCCGATATCGCGATGAATCGCGAGGAGATGCGGCTCGTCGCGTGGGACCTGATCGGCAACCGTGGCGTGAGCCGGCCGGCGGCGCCGATCCCGTTGGCCGCGCCGGCGCTCTTCGACGGCGATCCCCGCCGGCTCGCCGTCAGCTGGTTCGGCCACTCCACGGCGCTGCTGGAAATCGACGGTTACCGGGTGCTCACCGACCCGGTGTGGAGCAATCGCTGTTCACCGTCGGACATCGTGGGGCCGCAGCGGCTCCACCCGCCGCCGGTGCAACTGGAAGGGCTGCCCGCCGTCGACGCGGTGGTGATCAGCCACGACCACTACGACCACCTCGATATCGACACCGTGCTCGCGTTGGCCCGCACGCAGCGGGCGCCGTTCTTCGTGCCGCTCGGTGTCGGCGCGCACCTGCGCGCCTGGGGGATACCGGAGCATCGCATCATCGAGCTCGACTGGCATGAGAGCGGCCGGGTCGACGAGCTCATCGTGACTTGCCTTCCGGCCCGGCACTTTTCGGGCCGATTCCTGGACCGCAACACCACACTGTGGGCGTCGTGGGCGTTCATCGGCCCGAACCACCGCGCGTATTTCGGCGGCGACACCGGCTACACCAAGAGCTTCGCGCAGAGCGGCGCCGACCACGGACCGTTCGACCTGACGCTGCTGCCCATCGGCGCCTACAACACCGCGTGGCCGGACGTCCACATGAACCCCGAGGAGGCGGTCCGGGCGCATCTGGACCTCACCGACGCGGGGCTGCTCGTGCCGATCCACTGGGGCACCTTCCGGCTGGCCCCCCATCCGTGGGCCGAGCCGGTCGAACGTCTGCTCGCGGCCGCGGCGCCGGCACGGGTCGAGGTGGCGGTTCCCGCCCCCGGCCAACGCATCGATCCCTCCGCTGCGGTGAAATCGAATCCCTGGTGGCGGCTCTGA
- a CDS encoding enoyl-CoA hydratase has translation MIGVTQAEAVLTIELQRPERRNALNSQLVEELREAVLKAGDGATRAIVLTGQGTVFCAGADLSGDAFAADYPDRLVELHKVLDATPIPVIGAINGPAIGAGLQLAMQCDLRVVAPEAFFQFPTAKYGLALDNWSIRRLASLVGHGRARAMLLAAEKLTAEVALQTGLANRAGTLADAQAWATEIAGLAPLAIQHAKRVLNDDGSIEEPWPVHKELFDKAWGSQDVIEAQVARIEKRPPKFQGA, from the coding sequence ATGATCGGTGTTACCCAGGCCGAAGCCGTGCTGACCATCGAGTTGCAGCGTCCCGAGCGCCGCAACGCCCTGAATTCGCAGCTGGTCGAGGAGTTGCGGGAGGCCGTGCTGAAGGCGGGCGACGGGGCGACCCGCGCGATCGTCCTGACCGGCCAGGGCACCGTGTTCTGCGCCGGCGCCGACCTCAGCGGCGACGCCTTCGCCGCCGACTATCCCGACCGGCTCGTCGAGTTGCACAAGGTCTTGGACGCCACGCCGATACCGGTGATCGGCGCCATCAACGGCCCCGCCATCGGCGCCGGGCTGCAGCTGGCCATGCAATGCGATCTAAGGGTCGTCGCGCCGGAGGCGTTTTTCCAGTTTCCGACGGCGAAATACGGCCTGGCGCTTGATAACTGGAGCATTCGGCGGCTGGCGTCGCTGGTCGGTCACGGCCGGGCCCGCGCGATGCTGCTGGCCGCCGAGAAGCTGACCGCCGAGGTGGCGCTGCAGACCGGGCTGGCCAACCGAGCGGGCACGCTCGCCGATGCGCAGGCCTGGGCGACCGAGATCGCCGGCCTGGCGCCGCTGGCGATTCAGCACGCGAAGCGGGTGCTCAACGACGACGGTTCCATCGAGGAGCCCTGGCCCGTGCACAAGGAGCTCTTCGACAAGGCCTGGGGCAGCCAGGACGTCATCGAAGCCCAGGTCGCCCGCATCGAGAAGCGACCGCCGAAGTTCCAGGGGGCCTGA
- a CDS encoding acetyl-coenzyme A carboxylase carboxyl transferase subunits beta/alpha: protein MSRITAAQLRDAVLDEGSFIRWDSEPVAVPVGEEYSRELAAARAATGLDESVLTGEGRIVGRRVAVVVCEFGFLGGSIGVAAAERITAAVRRATAERLPLLASPSSGGTRMQEGTVAFLQMVKIAAAVRLHTQAHLPYLVYLRNPTTGGVFASWGSLGHVTVAEPDALIGFLGPRVYQLLYGEPFPEGVQTAENLRRHGVLDDVVPLEGLRRMLDRALTVIADPPGPLPPAAPPEPVPDVPAWDSVVASRRPDRPGVGLLLRHGTTDRVLLSGTGHGDAATTLLALARFAGQPAVVLGQQRVTGGMVGPASLREARRGMALAAELRLPLVLVIDTAGPALSAEAEQGGLAGQIARCLAELVTLDTPTVSVLLGQGSGGPALAMVPADRVLCALHGWLAPLPPEGASAIVFRDTAHAAELAATQGIRSADLLASGIVDAIVPEHPDAADEPVEFCQRLSRAIAAEVHGLRALPAGERLATRLQRYRRIGVP, encoded by the coding sequence GTGAGTCGTATTACGGCTGCTCAGCTGCGCGACGCGGTGCTGGACGAGGGCTCCTTCATCCGATGGGACAGCGAGCCGGTCGCCGTGCCGGTCGGCGAGGAATATTCCCGGGAGCTGGCCGCCGCGCGGGCGGCCACCGGCCTGGACGAATCGGTGCTGACCGGCGAGGGCCGCATCGTCGGGCGCCGGGTGGCGGTGGTGGTCTGCGAGTTCGGCTTCCTGGGCGGCTCGATCGGGGTGGCGGCCGCCGAACGGATCACCGCGGCGGTGCGGCGGGCGACCGCCGAGCGCCTGCCGCTGCTGGCCTCGCCGAGCTCCGGCGGCACCCGCATGCAGGAGGGCACGGTCGCCTTCCTGCAGATGGTGAAGATCGCCGCCGCCGTCCGGCTGCACACGCAGGCCCACCTGCCCTACCTCGTCTACCTGCGCAACCCGACGACCGGCGGGGTGTTCGCGTCATGGGGATCGCTGGGCCACGTGACGGTCGCCGAGCCGGACGCCCTCATCGGCTTCCTCGGGCCCCGGGTGTACCAGCTGCTCTACGGCGAACCCTTCCCCGAAGGAGTCCAGACGGCCGAGAACCTGCGGCGCCACGGCGTGCTCGACGACGTCGTTCCGCTCGAGGGGCTGCGGCGGATGCTCGACCGCGCGCTCACGGTCATCGCCGACCCGCCCGGGCCCCTGCCCCCGGCGGCCCCGCCCGAACCGGTACCCGACGTCCCGGCGTGGGACTCGGTGGTGGCGTCGCGACGCCCGGACCGGCCCGGTGTCGGGCTGTTGCTGCGCCACGGCACCACCGACCGGGTGCTGTTGTCGGGGACCGGGCACGGAGATGCGGCGACCACCCTGCTGGCGCTGGCCCGCTTCGCCGGCCAGCCCGCGGTGGTGCTCGGGCAGCAGCGGGTGACGGGCGGGATGGTGGGCCCCGCGTCGCTGCGCGAGGCCCGGCGGGGCATGGCGCTGGCGGCCGAGCTGCGGCTGCCCTTGGTGCTGGTGATCGACACCGCGGGCCCCGCGCTGTCGGCCGAGGCCGAACAGGGCGGGCTCGCCGGACAGATCGCCCGGTGCCTGGCCGAGCTGGTGACCCTGGACACCCCGACGGTCTCGGTGCTGCTCGGCCAGGGCAGCGGCGGGCCCGCGCTGGCGATGGTGCCCGCCGACCGGGTGCTGTGCGCGCTGCACGGGTGGCTGGCTCCGCTCCCGCCGGAAGGCGCGAGCGCGATCGTCTTCCGCGACACCGCGCACGCCGCCGAACTCGCTGCGACACAGGGCATCCGGTCGGCGGACCTGCTGGCGTCGGGCATCGTCGACGCCATCGTGCCGGAGCATCCCGACGCGGCCGACGAACCGGTCGAGTTCTGCCAGCGACTCTCGCGCGCCATCGCGGCCGAGGTGCACGGGCTGCGCGCGCTGCCCGCCGGCGAGCGGCTGGCCACCCGGTTGCAGCGCTACCGGCGCATCGGCGTGCCCTGA
- a CDS encoding TetR/AcrR family transcriptional regulator yields the protein MRRSSDETKAAILAAARERFGAVGFQGATIRAIAADAGIDPAMVMRYYGSKDKLFAAAAEFDLRFPDFAATDPTQVGRSLVRHFLERWEGDEALVILLRSSATNGEAAQRMHEIFGNQIRPLVSSLVPAAEVGVRAGLIATQILGMALCRFVLRLPPVVEMTRDEIVDWLGPTIQRYLGLPQG from the coding sequence ATGAGGCGATCATCGGACGAAACCAAGGCGGCGATCCTGGCGGCGGCCCGCGAGCGGTTCGGCGCGGTCGGGTTCCAGGGGGCGACGATCCGGGCCATCGCCGCGGACGCGGGGATCGACCCGGCGATGGTCATGCGGTACTACGGCAGCAAGGACAAGTTGTTCGCCGCGGCGGCCGAGTTCGACCTCCGGTTTCCCGACTTCGCCGCGACGGACCCGACGCAGGTCGGACGGTCGCTGGTGCGGCACTTTCTCGAACGCTGGGAGGGCGACGAGGCGCTGGTGATCCTGCTGCGGTCCAGCGCCACCAACGGCGAAGCCGCACAACGGATGCACGAGATTTTCGGGAACCAGATCCGGCCGCTGGTGAGCTCGCTCGTGCCCGCGGCGGAAGTCGGTGTGCGCGCCGGCCTCATTGCCACGCAGATCCTGGGAATGGCGTTGTGCCGCTTCGTGTTACGTCTTCCTCCGGTCGTAGAGATGACCCGCGACGAGATCGTCGACTGGCTCGGCCCGACCATTCAGCGCTACCTCGGGCTGCCGCAGGGATGA
- a CDS encoding FAD-dependent oxidoreductase codes for MKDTDVLVVGAGPTGLTLAAALLVRGIRVTLVDQVAEGANTSRAAAVNARTLEVLGELDVARRMVKAGLIAPRFTMREGERILFPVDFSELPTEHPYTLMLSQADTERLLLERLQELGGDVVRPKALRHITQDASGVTATFDDNDTVRARYAVGADGMHSTVRAEAGIGFAGGEFAESFTLADVRVTGEAPRDEVILFYAKDGLTVLAPLPGDLFRVVAPTADAPQLPSAQFVQALLDTRGFGPGRTVVTELVWGSRFHIHHRVADSYRAGRLLLAGDAAHVHSPAGGQGMNLGITDAVALADALAEVLQGGPDAALDAYSATQRRRAERVLQLTGRLTRVATLPRPLRPLRNTGMRLAAEVPAVRRQLAVRLSGLATER; via the coding sequence ATGAAAGACACCGACGTCCTGGTGGTCGGCGCAGGCCCTACCGGCCTCACGCTCGCCGCCGCGCTGCTCGTCCGCGGGATTCGCGTGACTCTGGTCGACCAGGTGGCGGAAGGCGCCAACACCTCGCGCGCCGCCGCCGTCAACGCCCGCACCCTCGAGGTGCTCGGAGAGCTCGATGTGGCCCGGCGCATGGTCAAGGCGGGCCTGATCGCGCCGCGATTCACCATGCGGGAGGGCGAGCGCATCCTGTTCCCCGTCGACTTCAGCGAGCTCCCGACGGAGCATCCGTACACCCTGATGCTCTCCCAGGCCGACACGGAGCGCCTGCTGCTCGAGCGACTCCAGGAGCTGGGCGGTGACGTGGTGCGCCCCAAGGCGCTGCGCCACATCACCCAGGACGCCAGCGGTGTGACCGCCACGTTCGACGACAACGACACCGTCAGGGCCCGCTACGCCGTCGGGGCGGATGGCATGCACAGCACCGTTCGTGCCGAAGCCGGAATCGGCTTCGCCGGTGGGGAATTCGCCGAGTCCTTCACGCTCGCCGACGTGCGGGTGACCGGCGAGGCGCCCCGCGACGAGGTGATCCTGTTCTACGCCAAAGACGGACTGACGGTGCTGGCGCCGCTGCCCGGCGACCTCTTCCGCGTCGTCGCGCCGACCGCCGACGCGCCGCAGCTGCCGTCGGCGCAGTTCGTGCAGGCGCTGCTGGACACCCGGGGCTTCGGGCCGGGGCGGACGGTCGTCACCGAGCTGGTGTGGGGGTCGCGGTTCCACATCCATCACCGCGTCGCCGACAGCTACCGGGCGGGCCGATTGTTGCTGGCCGGCGACGCGGCCCATGTGCACAGCCCGGCCGGGGGCCAGGGCATGAACCTCGGGATCACCGACGCGGTGGCGCTGGCCGATGCGCTCGCCGAGGTCCTGCAGGGCGGCCCGGACGCCGCGCTGGACGCCTACAGCGCCACGCAGCGCCGACGCGCCGAGCGGGTGCTACAACTGACCGGACGGCTGACCCGGGTCGCGACGCTGCCGCGTCCGCTGCGCCCCCTGCGCAACACGGGAATGCGCCTGGCCGCCGAGGTTCCAGCGGTGCGACGGCAGCTGGCCGTGCGGTTGAGCGGGCTCGCAACGGAGCGATGA
- the prrA gene encoding two-component system response regulator PrrA: MGGMDTAGTSPRVLVVDDDSDVLASLERGLRLSGFEVSTAVDGAEALRSATETRPDAIVLDINMPVLDGVSVVTALRAMDNDVPVCVLSARSSVDDRVAGLEAGADDYLVKPFVLAELVARVKALLRRRGATATSSSETITVGPLEVDIPGRRARVNGVDVDLTKREFDLLAVLAEHKTAVLSRAQLLELVWGYDFAADTNVVDVFIGYLRRKLEANGGPRLLHTVRGVGFVLRMQ, encoded by the coding sequence ATGGGCGGCATGGACACTGCTGGGACCTCACCCCGCGTCTTGGTCGTCGACGACGACTCCGACGTGCTCGCCTCGCTGGAACGCGGCCTGCGGCTGTCCGGATTCGAGGTGTCGACCGCGGTCGACGGCGCGGAAGCCTTGCGCAGCGCCACCGAGACCCGGCCGGATGCGATCGTGCTCGACATCAACATGCCCGTGCTGGACGGCGTCAGCGTCGTGACGGCGCTGCGGGCCATGGACAACGACGTCCCGGTCTGCGTGCTGTCCGCGCGCAGCTCGGTCGACGACCGGGTGGCCGGCCTCGAGGCCGGCGCCGACGACTACCTGGTCAAACCCTTTGTGTTGGCCGAGCTCGTCGCGCGGGTGAAGGCGCTGCTGCGCCGCCGCGGCGCGACCGCGACCTCCTCCTCGGAAACCATCACCGTGGGCCCGCTGGAGGTGGACATCCCCGGCCGGCGGGCCCGGGTCAACGGCGTCGACGTCGACCTGACCAAGCGGGAGTTCGACCTGCTGGCGGTGCTGGCCGAGCACAAGACCGCGGTGCTGTCCCGCGCGCAGCTCTTGGAGCTGGTGTGGGGCTACGACTTCGCCGCCGACACCAACGTCGTCGACGTGTTCATCGGGTACCTGCGCCGCAAGCTGGAGGCCAATGGCGGTCCCCGGCTGCTGCACACCGTCCGAGGAGTTGGGTTCGTACTGCGCATGCAGTAG
- a CDS encoding HAMP domain-containing sensor histidine kinase, which yields MNVLSRILTRTPSLRARVVVATVIGAAIPVLIVGVVVWVGITNDRKERLDRRLDEAAGFAIPFLPRGLDEIPRSPNDNDAIMTIRRGDLVKSNSDVTLPQLGVDYADAYVKGVRYRVRTVEIPAPEPTSLAVGATYDATLAETNNLHRRVLLICSFAIVAAAVFAWLLAAFAVRPFKQLAQQTRSIDAGDEAPRVEVHGATEAVEIAEAMRGMLQRIWNEQNRTKEALASARDFAAVSSHELRTPLTAMRTNLEVLSTLDMTDDQRKEVLSDVIRTQSRIEATLSALERLAQGELSTSDDHVPVDITELLDRAAHDAMRIYPDLDVSLVPSPTCIIVGLPAGLRLAVDNAIANAVKHGGATRVQLSAVSSRAGVEIAIDDNGSGVPEDERDVVFERFSRGSTASHSGSGLGLALVAQQAHLHRGTAALESSPLGGARLVLRLPGPS from the coding sequence ATGAATGTTCTGTCCCGAATTTTGACGCGTACGCCCTCGCTACGGGCCCGGGTTGTGGTCGCGACGGTCATCGGCGCCGCAATTCCCGTGCTCATCGTCGGCGTCGTCGTCTGGGTGGGCATCACCAACGACCGCAAGGAGCGGCTGGACCGCCGGCTCGACGAGGCCGCGGGATTCGCGATCCCCTTCCTGCCGCGCGGTCTCGACGAGATTCCGCGCTCCCCCAACGACAACGACGCCATCATGACGATCCGCCGGGGCGACCTGGTCAAGTCGAACTCCGACGTGACGCTGCCCCAGCTGGGCGTCGACTACGCCGACGCCTATGTCAAAGGCGTGCGATACCGGGTGCGGACGGTGGAGATTCCCGCGCCAGAGCCCACGTCGCTGGCCGTCGGCGCGACGTACGACGCGACCCTCGCCGAGACCAACAACCTGCACCGCCGGGTGCTGCTGATCTGCAGCTTCGCCATCGTCGCGGCGGCGGTGTTCGCCTGGTTGTTGGCCGCTTTCGCCGTGCGGCCCTTCAAACAGCTCGCGCAGCAGACCCGGTCGATCGACGCCGGCGACGAGGCGCCGCGCGTGGAGGTACACGGCGCCACCGAGGCCGTCGAGATCGCCGAAGCCATGCGGGGCATGCTGCAGCGCATCTGGAACGAGCAGAACCGGACCAAGGAGGCGCTCGCTTCGGCCCGCGACTTCGCCGCCGTGTCCTCGCACGAGCTGCGCACGCCGTTGACCGCGATGCGCACCAACCTCGAGGTGCTGTCCACCCTGGACATGACCGACGACCAACGCAAAGAGGTGCTGAGCGACGTCATCCGCACCCAGTCGCGGATCGAGGCCACCCTGAGCGCCCTCGAGCGGCTGGCCCAGGGCGAACTGTCGACGTCCGACGATCACGTGCCGGTCGACATCACCGAGCTGCTCGACCGCGCCGCCCACGACGCGATGCGCATCTACCCCGACCTCGACGTGTCGCTGGTGCCGTCGCCGACGTGCATCATCGTCGGGTTACCGGCCGGGTTGCGCCTGGCGGTGGACAACGCGATCGCCAACGCCGTCAAGCACGGTGGTGCCACCCGCGTGCAGCTCTCGGCGGTCAGCTCGCGCGCCGGGGTGGAGATCGCCATCGACGACAACGGCAGCGGCGTGCCCGAGGACGAACGCGACGTGGTGTTCGAGCGGTTCTCCCGCGGGTCGACCGCCTCGCATTCGGGGTCGGGGTTGGGGCTGGCCTTGGTGGCCCAACAGGCCCACTTGCATCGCGGGACCGCTGCACTGGAAAGCAGTCCGCTGGGTGGCGCGCGACTGGTGCTGCGCCTCCCCGGACCGAGCTAG
- a CDS encoding DUF2630 family protein, protein MGNGKKPTDSDTLAHIRDLVAEEKALRAQLQQGDISESDEHDRLRRLEVELDQCWDLLRQRRALRETGGDPREAEVRPPDEVEGYLS, encoded by the coding sequence ATGGGCAACGGCAAGAAACCGACCGACAGCGACACCCTGGCACACATCCGCGACCTGGTCGCCGAGGAGAAAGCCCTGCGGGCGCAGCTACAACAGGGCGACATCTCCGAATCGGACGAGCATGATCGCCTGCGCCGGCTGGAGGTCGAGCTCGACCAGTGTTGGGACCTGCTGCGGCAACGGCGGGCGTTGCGCGAGACCGGCGGCGACCCGCGCGAGGCCGAGGTGCGCCCGCCCGACGAGGTCGAGGGTTACCTGAGCTGA
- a CDS encoding phytoene desaturase family protein, with protein sequence MSPQSGDVDVVVIGGGHNGLVAAAYLARAGMRVRLLERLGHVGGAAISAQAFEGVGVRLSRYSYLVSLLPPRIVEDLGAAVRLARRRYSSYTPDPATEGRRGLLIGADGATFAAIGAGPDEPAFAAFYRRCRLVTQRLWPTLLEPLRTREQTRRHVLGSGDHQAAAAWRALIDEPIGNAITAAVGNDVVRGVIATDALIGTFARLGDPSLIQNVCFLYHLLGGGTGDWDVPVGGMGALTAALAAAAAGHGAQINTGAEVYAVEPDGVVRYRAGNKEHLLRARFVLAGVTPAALAGLLGERTAPPAQGAQVKVNMVLRRLPRLRDDSVTPEQAFAGTFHVNEAWTQLDTAYSRAAAGEVPTPLPCEAYCHSLTDPSILSAGLRDAGAHTMTVFGLHTPHSLFDGSYSGALRDRLSDAVLASLDSVLAEPIQDVLMSDAHGRPCIETTTTLDLHRTLGMTAGNIFHGGLSWPFAEDDDPLDTPARQWGVATAHERIMLCGSGARRGGGVSGIGGHNAAMAVLASLG encoded by the coding sequence CTGAGCCCCCAATCGGGAGACGTCGACGTCGTCGTCATCGGTGGCGGTCACAACGGCCTGGTCGCGGCGGCTTACCTGGCGCGGGCGGGCATGCGGGTGCGCTTGCTGGAGCGGCTGGGACACGTCGGCGGCGCCGCAATCTCGGCGCAGGCCTTCGAGGGTGTCGGGGTGCGGCTCTCGCGGTACTCCTATCTGGTCAGCTTGTTGCCGCCCCGCATCGTCGAGGACCTGGGCGCCGCCGTACGGCTGGCCCGACGCCGGTATTCCTCCTACACGCCCGACCCGGCCACCGAGGGCCGCCGCGGGCTGCTGATCGGGGCGGACGGTGCCACGTTCGCCGCGATCGGCGCCGGCCCCGATGAGCCGGCGTTCGCCGCCTTCTATCGACGCTGCCGGCTGGTGACCCAACGGCTGTGGCCGACGCTGCTGGAACCGCTGCGCACCCGCGAGCAGACCCGCCGGCACGTCCTGGGAAGCGGTGATCACCAGGCGGCGGCCGCGTGGCGCGCCCTGATCGACGAGCCGATCGGAAATGCCATCACCGCCGCCGTCGGCAACGACGTGGTGCGCGGGGTGATCGCGACCGACGCGCTGATCGGAACGTTCGCGCGCCTCGGCGACCCGTCGCTGATCCAAAATGTCTGCTTCCTGTATCACCTGCTCGGCGGCGGGACGGGCGACTGGGACGTTCCCGTCGGCGGGATGGGCGCGCTGACGGCGGCCCTCGCAGCGGCCGCCGCCGGTCACGGTGCCCAAATCAATACCGGCGCAGAGGTTTACGCCGTCGAGCCGGACGGCGTCGTGCGCTATCGCGCCGGCAACAAGGAGCACCTGCTCCGCGCCCGGTTCGTCCTCGCGGGTGTCACGCCGGCGGCACTGGCCGGCCTACTGGGCGAACGAACCGCGCCACCCGCTCAGGGCGCACAGGTCAAAGTGAACATGGTGCTGCGGCGCCTACCCCGGTTACGCGACGACAGCGTCACCCCCGAACAGGCCTTCGCCGGGACGTTTCACGTCAACGAGGCATGGACGCAACTGGATACCGCATATTCGCGGGCGGCCGCCGGCGAAGTGCCCACTCCCCTGCCGTGCGAGGCGTACTGCCATTCGCTGACCGACCCGAGCATCTTGTCGGCCGGACTGCGTGATGCGGGGGCGCACACGATGACCGTGTTCGGTTTGCACACGCCGCACTCGCTGTTCGACGGCAGCTACTCCGGCGCCCTGCGGGACCGGCTGTCCGATGCGGTGCTGGCGTCGCTGGATTCCGTTCTGGCCGAACCGATTCAGGACGTCTTGATGAGCGACGCCCACGGCCGGCCGTGCATCGAGACGACCACGACCCTGGACTTGCACCGCACACTGGGGATGACGGCGGGCAACATCTTCCACGGCGGCTTGTCGTGGCCCTTCGCCGAGGACGACGACC